In Polycladomyces zharkentensis, the DNA window CCGTTGCTGAAGAAGAACGACAGGTTGGGGGCAAAATCATCCACATTCATGCCGCGACTGCGGTAATATTCCACGTAGGTGAACGCGTTGGCCAGCGTAAACGCCAGCTGGGTGATCGGATTGGCGCCGGCCTCGGCGATGTGGTACCCGCTGATGCTGACAGAGTAGTAGTTGCGCACGCGGTTTTGGATGAAATACTCCTGGATGTCCCCCATCATCTTCAGCGCGAATTCCGTGGAGAAAATGCAGGTGTTTTGCCCCTGGTCCTCCTTCAGAATGTCCGCCTGCACCGTTCCGCGCACCGATTGCAGCGTTTTTGCCTTGATCGTTTCGTATTCCTCCGGGGAGGGTTCGCGACCGTGCGCTTCGCGGAATTTTTCCACCTGCTGATCGATGGCCGTATTGAAGTACATGGCCAGAATAATCGGTGCCGGGCCATTGATCGTCATCGAGACGCTGGTATTGGGTGAACACAGATCGAATCCCTTGTACAGTTCCTTCATGTCGTCCAACGTGCAGATACTCACCCCGGACTCCCCGATTTTTCCGTATATGTCGGGCCGCTCGTCCGGGTCTTCGCCGTACAGGGTGACGCTGTCAAACGCGGTGGACAACCGTTTGGCCGGATCGTTTTTCGACAGGTAGTGGAATCGGCGGTTGGTCCGTTGCGGTGTCCCTTCCCCGGCGAATTGCCGTTTGGGGTCCTCGTCCGTCCGTTTCAACGGGAAGACGCCCGCGGTGTAGGGGAAACGCCCCGGCACGTTCTCCAAAAGGCACCAGCGCAGGATTTCCCCCCAATCCTCGTAACGGGGAAGCGCGATCTTCGGAATTCTGCTCCCGGCCAGCGTCTCATGGTACAACGGCATGCGGATCTCCCGGTCCCGCACTTTGAACACGAATTCATCCTGCCGATACATTTCCTTGAGCTTCGGCCATTCTTCAATCAGTTTTTTGCAATAGGGGTCCAGCTGTTCCTCGATTTTGCGGATCGCCTCATCCAACGGTTTCAGCGGCGCTGCCGACGTTGTTTCCTTCACCAGCCATTCGTGGGCGCCGTGCAATTGAAACCACCGACGGGCAAGTTCTGTCTGTTCCTCCACCCATTTGCGATAATTTCGCACCGTGTTGGCAATATCCCGCAGATAATGCGTCCGCTCCGGCGGGATGATGTGGCGGATTTCCACTTGTTGTCCCGTCACGTCCATGGAGGATTCCCAGCCGAGATGGAACTTCTCGTTCAGCTTGTCGATGAGAGCCCGGTACAACACATTGGTGCCCGGATCATTGAAGCGGCTGGCCATGGTGCCGTAAACCGGGATTTTCTCATCCGGCAGATCAAATTGACCGTGATTGCGACGCCATTGTTTCTTTACGTCGCGCAATGCGTCTTCCGATCCTTTGCGGTCAAATTTGTTGATGGCGATCAAGTCGGCGTAATCCAACATCTCAATTTTTTCCAACTGAGATGGTGCGCCGAATTCGGATGTCATCACATAGAGAGACAAATCGCTCACTTGCGTGATGTCCGCATCTCCTTGACCGATCCCGCTCGTTTCCACGATCACCAGATCGTATCCCGCCCGTTTGACAATGGCGATCGCGTCGCGGGTGGCCGCACTGAGCTCGGACCGGTTACGCCGCGTCGCCAAGCTTCGCATGTACACACGCGGATGGTGTACCGCGTTCATGCGGATACGGTCGCCGAGCAGTGCACCTCCCGTGCGTTGTTTGGAGGGGTCGATGGAGAGAACGGCCACTTTTTTTCCCGGGAAATCTTCCAGGAACCGGCGCACCAGCTCGTCAGTGAGTGAACTTTTCCCGGCACCTCCGGTTCCGGTGATGCCCACCACCGGAACAAACCCGCCCCCGGCAGCGGACTCCGCCAATTCCGCCAGTGTGGATGCCACCGCCTCACGTCCTTCCCGATCCTCCGCCACATGTTCGGCCAAGGTGATCAGGCGGGCGATGGCACGTGGATCGGCTTCCGGCAGTTTCTCCAATTCCCATGTCACCTGCTCCACGGTGGGGAAGTCGCATTCCTTCACCATGTGGTTGATGATGCCTTGCAACCCCATTTTCATCCCGTCGTCAGGGGAGAAGATCTTGGCCACGCCGTACGCTTCCAACTCCCGGATCTCACGGGGAACGATCACGCCGCCCCCGCCGCCGAACACGCGAATGTGCTCAGCGCCCCGTTCTTTGAGCAGATCGATCATATATTTGAAAAACTCCATATGCCCGCCCTGATAGGAGGAGACGGCAATGCCCTGCACATCCTCCTGAATGGCCGCCGTCACGATTTCATCCACCGAACGGTTGTGCCCCAGGTGGATCACTTCCACTCCCGACGCCTGCAACAGACGCCGAAACAGGTTGATGGAAGCGTCATGCCCGTCAAACAGGCTGGCCGCCGTCACAAACCGCACCGCATGTCGGGGACGGTAAACCTCGGTTGTCGTCATGGCGATCACCTCCTGCCGGTGTCGTCAACTCCCTCAGCAACAATGCCGTCTGCAGGCGGGTATATTCCTCCAAGTTGTAATACTTTCGGAGGGCCCACCGGCGAAACGTCCACATCTGCCCCATCACCATGATTTGATGGGCCATCAGTTTGACCGAGGAAGGCTCCAGATGAAGCGTCCCGTCGGCGATTCCCTTTTCCAAAATCCGCTCAAACAGGGACGTGATCTCTTCTTCTTTTTGCAAAACGTACCGAAGCGCTTCCTTGGGCAATGATTTGGTTTCCTGATAGATCAACAGAACATAGTCGCTCATTTCATCCATCACGCGAAAATGATGAGACACGGCCCGCACCAAACTGTCCCTCCCGGTGGCTTCCTCATCCACCGCTTCTTTCAGCCGTTTTTCCAGCTCAGTGTGGATGTCGTCGCACACCAGGTACAATACGTCTTCTTTGGTTTGAATGTATTCGTACATCGTGCCGATGCTGAAGCCGCATTCCCGTGCGATTTCACGGGTGGTCGTCTTGTGGAACCCCTTTCGGACGAACAACTCCACCGCACCGCGAATGATTTGCCGCCTCCGCTCTTCCACCAGCTTGGGGTTTTTGATCTCGGAAGGGATCGGTTTGCGATGCTGAGGCATCCGCACCCCTCCTTTATTCGGAATGATCTCCTCCATCGCTCTTGCCTCTTATTTGCCCCCACCACTGATCCGCCACCTGATGCGGACCGATTTCCCTTCGTTCGACGCGGTCCAGATCGGTTGCGACTTCGGGACGGGATAACCAAGACTGAATCTCCCGGTGCAAACGTTCCTCCATGATGGCCAGCAATTCCCGGCGCAGACGGCGGAGGCGACGCCGGTTCCATTCTCCGGATTGTTCAAGGAAATCCCGGTGTGCCGTCAACGCTTCCCACAACCGGTCCATCCCCTGCCCCCGCGTCGATACCGTTGATACGACGGGCGGTCGCCAAACGTGATCATGCTTGGCGATGTCCAACATCTCTTCCAGTTGGGCGATCAGTTTGCGGGCGCCGTCCAGATCCGCTTTGTTCACCACGAACAGATCAGCGATTTCCATCACACCCGCTTTGAACACCTGGATGGTGTCGCCCGCACCGGGTGTTACGACCAACGCCACGGTATCCGCCAAATGCATGATGTCGACCTCGGACTGCCCCACTCCGACGGTTTCCACGAAAATCACGTCGTAACCGGCCGCATCCAACACCCGAACCGCTTCCCCCGTCGCTCGGGACAACCCGCCCAGACTGCCGCGAGATCCCATGCTCCGGATGAAGACACCCTCGTCCAGTGTGTGGGCGGTCATCCGTACACGGTCGCCCAAAAGCGCTCCGCCGGTGAACGGGCTGGTGGGGTCCACCGCGATCACACCCACGGTCCGTCCCTGTTTGCGCAAATGGCGAATCATCCGGTCGGTAAGCGTA includes these proteins:
- the meaB gene encoding methylmalonyl Co-A mutase-associated GTPase MeaB, translating into MNAWVRDIRQRNRRAIARAITCLESGEERKRTALLEALYPYTGRAWVIGWTGPPGAGKSTLTDRMIRHLRKQGRTVGVIAVDPTSPFTGGALLGDRVRMTAHTLDEGVFIRSMGSRGSLGGLSRATGEAVRVLDAAGYDVIFVETVGVGQSEVDIMHLADTVALVVTPGAGDTIQVFKAGVMEIADLFVVNKADLDGARKLIAQLEEMLDIAKHDHVWRPPVVSTVSTRGQGMDRLWEALTAHRDFLEQSGEWNRRRLRRLRRELLAIMEERLHREIQSWLSRPEVATDLDRVERREIGPHQVADQWWGQIRGKSDGGDHSE
- a CDS encoding TetR/AcrR family transcriptional regulator, translating into MPQHRKPIPSEIKNPKLVEERRRQIIRGAVELFVRKGFHKTTTREIARECGFSIGTMYEYIQTKEDVLYLVCDDIHTELEKRLKEAVDEEATGRDSLVRAVSHHFRVMDEMSDYVLLIYQETKSLPKEALRYVLQKEEEITSLFERILEKGIADGTLHLEPSSVKLMAHQIMVMGQMWTFRRWALRKYYNLEEYTRLQTALLLRELTTPAGGDRHDDNRGLPSPTCGAVCDGGQPV
- the icmF gene encoding fused isobutyryl-CoA mutase/GTPase IcmF, whose translation is MTTTEVYRPRHAVRFVTAASLFDGHDASINLFRRLLQASGVEVIHLGHNRSVDEIVTAAIQEDVQGIAVSSYQGGHMEFFKYMIDLLKERGAEHIRVFGGGGGVIVPREIRELEAYGVAKIFSPDDGMKMGLQGIINHMVKECDFPTVEQVTWELEKLPEADPRAIARLITLAEHVAEDREGREAVASTLAELAESAAGGGFVPVVGITGTGGAGKSSLTDELVRRFLEDFPGKKVAVLSIDPSKQRTGGALLGDRIRMNAVHHPRVYMRSLATRRNRSELSAATRDAIAIVKRAGYDLVIVETSGIGQGDADITQVSDLSLYVMTSEFGAPSQLEKIEMLDYADLIAINKFDRKGSEDALRDVKKQWRRNHGQFDLPDEKIPVYGTMASRFNDPGTNVLYRALIDKLNEKFHLGWESSMDVTGQQVEIRHIIPPERTHYLRDIANTVRNYRKWVEEQTELARRWFQLHGAHEWLVKETTSAAPLKPLDEAIRKIEEQLDPYCKKLIEEWPKLKEMYRQDEFVFKVRDREIRMPLYHETLAGSRIPKIALPRYEDWGEILRWCLLENVPGRFPYTAGVFPLKRTDEDPKRQFAGEGTPQRTNRRFHYLSKNDPAKRLSTAFDSVTLYGEDPDERPDIYGKIGESGVSICTLDDMKELYKGFDLCSPNTSVSMTINGPAPIILAMYFNTAIDQQVEKFREAHGREPSPEEYETIKAKTLQSVRGTVQADILKEDQGQNTCIFSTEFALKMMGDIQEYFIQNRVRNYYSVSISGYHIAEAGANPITQLAFTLANAFTYVEYYRSRGMNVDDFAPNLSFFFSNGLDAEYSVIGRVARRIWAVVMKRLYGANERSQKLKYHIQTSGRSLHAQEIDFNDIRTTLQALMAIYDQCNSLHTNAYDEAITTPTEESVRRAMAIQLIITKELGLAKNENPLQGSFIIEELTDLVEEAVLAEFERISDRGGVLGAMETQYQRSKIQEESLYYETKKHSGELPIIGVNTFLNPNPPEEPELELTRATPEEKESQIRRLRQFLERHKDVAPAALARLKQVARENGNIFAELMETVKVASLGQITAALYEVGGQYRRNM